The Shewanella mangrovisoli genome has a window encoding:
- the iscR gene encoding Fe-S cluster assembly transcriptional regulator IscR — protein sequence MKLTSKGRYAVTAMLDVAIHSASGPVPLADISERQGISLSYLEQLFAKLRKHGLVASVRGPGGGYRLGLEANDISVGMVVHAVDESVDATRCQGLGNCQSGTRCLTHSLWGDLSKQISDFLDGISLAGLMQKRDVQFISLKQDTMQKEQRVSL from the coding sequence ATGAAACTTACATCTAAAGGTCGTTATGCAGTAACCGCAATGCTCGATGTGGCCATCCACTCGGCTTCGGGACCGGTTCCCTTAGCGGATATCTCTGAAAGACAAGGGATTTCGCTTTCCTATCTGGAACAACTCTTCGCAAAGTTACGTAAGCATGGCCTAGTGGCCAGTGTCCGTGGTCCAGGTGGTGGTTATCGCTTAGGCCTCGAAGCTAATGATATTTCTGTTGGCATGGTGGTCCATGCTGTGGACGAGTCTGTCGATGCGACTCGTTGTCAAGGATTAGGCAATTGCCAGAGTGGAACTCGCTGCTTAACGCACTCGCTCTGGGGCGATTTAAGCAAACAAATTTCAGATTTTTTAGATGGTATCAGTCTTGCTGGCTTAATGCAGAAACGGGATGTGCAGTTTATCTCGCTTAAGCAAGACACTATGCAAAAGGAGCAAAGAGTCAGCTTATAG
- the cysE gene encoding serine O-acetyltransferase, with translation MGVIARLKEDIESIYHRDPAARSAFEILVNYPGMHAIWLHRISHKLWKRDWRLMARCLSTFSRWLTGVEIHPGATIGDRFFIDHGMGVVIGETAEIGDDCTLYHGVTLGGTTWQAGKRHPTLGNNVVVGAGAKILGPITMHDGARVGSNSVVVKDVPKDTTVVGIPGRVVATPSPQSKEKSERRSAMAKKYGFDAYAVSPDNPDPVANAIGQMLDHMHLMDSKVQELCQAIQRLGGDVCTERLPELNVGEFNDAEKAAADKRQSALDEFDPSI, from the coding sequence ATGGGTGTGATAGCTAGGCTAAAAGAAGACATTGAATCTATATATCACCGTGATCCCGCGGCGCGCAGCGCCTTTGAGATCTTGGTCAACTATCCTGGCATGCACGCCATTTGGCTGCACCGGATAAGCCATAAATTATGGAAGCGTGATTGGCGCTTAATGGCCCGTTGTTTATCGACTTTTTCGCGCTGGTTGACGGGAGTGGAGATCCATCCCGGTGCCACTATTGGCGATCGATTCTTTATCGACCATGGTATGGGCGTAGTGATCGGTGAAACCGCCGAGATTGGCGATGACTGTACTTTGTATCACGGCGTGACGCTCGGCGGCACCACCTGGCAGGCGGGTAAACGCCATCCCACACTGGGCAATAATGTGGTCGTGGGCGCAGGGGCTAAGATTTTAGGTCCTATCACTATGCATGATGGGGCCCGTGTCGGCTCTAACTCTGTGGTGGTGAAAGATGTGCCTAAGGATACGACAGTGGTCGGGATCCCGGGGCGCGTGGTCGCCACACCTTCGCCACAATCGAAAGAGAAGTCTGAGCGTCGCAGCGCCATGGCCAAGAAATATGGCTTCGATGCATATGCAGTGTCTCCCGATAATCCGGACCCCGTCGCGAACGCTATCGGTCAAATGCTAGACCATATGCATTTAATGGATTCAAAAGTGCAGGAATTGTGTCAAGCCATTCAGCGCCTAGGTGGCGATGTCTGCACCGAAAGATTGCCTGAGCTGAATGTGGGTGAGTTTAACGACGCGGAAAAAGCCGCTGCCGATAAGCGCCAGAGTGCGCTCGACGAGTTTGACCCCAGCATTTAA
- the trmJ gene encoding tRNA (cytosine(32)/uridine(32)-2'-O)-methyltransferase TrmJ, producing the protein MLSNIRVILVGTSHPGNIGSTARAMKTMGLSTLYLAEPRCEVDGQSIALAAGASDILKHLVKVDSLEEAIADCSLVIATSARSRTLDWPMLDPREAGQKLVNEGLTGPVAIVFGRENHGLTNEELQQCTYHVAIPANPEYSSLNLAQAVQIICYETRVAHLAQTAAPQVEEEYPLSADLERFFVHLESTLSSTGFIIKNHPGQVMTKLRRLFSRARIESQEMNILRGILTSIDKVVGNKQK; encoded by the coding sequence ATGCTAAGTAATATTCGTGTGATTTTAGTGGGGACATCGCACCCCGGCAATATTGGCTCGACCGCCAGAGCGATGAAGACCATGGGGTTATCGACCCTGTATCTTGCCGAACCAAGATGTGAAGTGGATGGTCAATCCATTGCCTTGGCCGCCGGTGCATCAGACATTTTAAAGCATCTGGTGAAAGTGGATTCCTTAGAGGAAGCCATCGCCGATTGCAGTTTAGTGATTGCCACCAGTGCCCGCAGTCGTACCTTAGATTGGCCAATGCTCGACCCCCGTGAAGCGGGGCAAAAGTTGGTCAATGAGGGATTAACAGGACCCGTCGCCATTGTCTTTGGCCGTGAAAATCATGGTTTGACCAATGAAGAATTACAGCAATGTACTTATCATGTGGCGATTCCTGCTAACCCTGAATACAGCTCATTGAATTTAGCACAAGCAGTGCAGATCATTTGTTATGAGACGCGTGTGGCACACTTAGCGCAAACAGCGGCGCCGCAAGTGGAGGAAGAATATCCGCTTTCTGCCGATCTTGAGCGTTTCTTTGTGCACTTAGAAAGCACCTTATCATCGACAGGGTTTATTATTAAAAACCACCCCGGCCAAGTGATGACTAAGCTACGTCGTCTGTTTAGCCGTGCTCGTATCGAAAGCCAAGAGATGAACATTCTTCGAGGCATTTTAACCTCGATAGATAAAGTGGTGGGTAACAAACAAAAATAG
- the suhB gene encoding inositol-1-monophosphatase — MHPMLTIAVRAARAAGQTIMRAYTELDRVEVSAKGVNDFVTSVDKEAEAAITYQIRKSYPDHTIVGEEKGENRGENKDYVWIVDPLDGTNNFVRGIPHFAVSIALQHKGKTEVAVVYDPVREELFTAIRGKGAKLNDFRIRVTNVTELAPTIIGTGFPFKARQHTESYMAIFGEVFGQCSDLRRAGSAALDLAYVAAGRLDGFFEIGLKPWDIAAGDLICREAGGTVTDFTGGHNYLISGNIVAGSPKVTTELVKTMRPLLNEGLKR, encoded by the coding sequence ATGCATCCGATGCTGACGATTGCTGTTCGCGCTGCCCGCGCGGCCGGCCAAACTATTATGCGCGCTTACACTGAACTTGACCGAGTCGAAGTCAGTGCTAAAGGTGTCAACGATTTTGTTACCAGTGTAGATAAGGAAGCAGAAGCCGCCATTACCTATCAAATTCGCAAATCTTACCCTGATCACACTATCGTGGGTGAAGAGAAAGGCGAAAACCGTGGCGAAAACAAAGACTATGTTTGGATAGTCGATCCTCTGGATGGCACTAACAACTTCGTTAGAGGCATTCCCCACTTCGCGGTTTCTATCGCACTGCAACACAAAGGCAAAACTGAAGTTGCCGTTGTGTATGATCCTGTTCGTGAAGAATTATTTACCGCTATCCGTGGTAAAGGCGCCAAATTAAACGATTTCCGTATCCGCGTAACCAATGTGACTGAACTGGCTCCAACCATTATCGGTACTGGTTTCCCATTCAAAGCCCGTCAACACACCGAAAGCTACATGGCAATCTTTGGCGAAGTGTTCGGTCAGTGTTCTGACTTACGCCGCGCAGGTTCTGCCGCATTAGACTTAGCCTATGTGGCTGCAGGCCGTTTAGACGGTTTCTTCGAAATCGGTTTAAAGCCATGGGATATCGCTGCTGGCGACTTAATCTGCCGCGAAGCGGGTGGCACAGTCACCGATTTCACTGGTGGTCATAACTACCTGATCTCTGGCAACATCGTTGCAGGTTCACCGAAAGTGACCACAGAGTTAGTGAAAACCATGCGTCCTTTGCTGAACGAAGGTTTAAAGCGTTAA
- the lolE gene encoding lipoprotein-releasing ABC transporter permease subunit LolE, translating into MKGPLALSIGWRFYRARQSNSFISFISFASTAGIALGVAVLIVVLSAMNGFERELEQRLLGVISQADVVGVNEPIADWRAVEQTAMQIEGITAAAPFIRMQGLVQKPGGFQGLAVVGIDPEQEAKVSTLSQFMSKETWQGLSEDDNHIVLGESLLKKLGLEVGDTLALYVQDLDPEHAGSLRAAKSHRFVVSGVYRLGGELELTTAYIPMRYAANILNLHQGVTGVRISVAQVFDAPAKIRELGYALNQSVYISDWTRTQGHLYQDIQLVRTIMYLVLVLVIGVACFNIVSTLVMAVRDKASEIAILMTMGLSRLSVMGIFMVQGALNGLVGCALGGVIGIATAINLSAIARGIEQLLGIQLLSADVYFVDFLPSELHMTDAGLVIATAFVMSLIATLYPAWKASQIGPAQALAGR; encoded by the coding sequence ATGAAAGGACCATTAGCCCTCTCCATTGGCTGGCGTTTTTATCGTGCGCGCCAATCCAATAGTTTTATTAGCTTTATCTCCTTTGCATCGACCGCGGGCATTGCGCTAGGGGTTGCAGTACTGATTGTGGTGCTCTCAGCCATGAATGGCTTTGAGCGTGAGTTAGAGCAGCGTCTGTTAGGTGTGATCTCCCAAGCCGATGTGGTTGGTGTGAATGAGCCGATTGCCGACTGGCGCGCGGTTGAGCAAACTGCCATGCAGATTGAAGGCATTACGGCGGCTGCACCTTTTATTCGGATGCAAGGATTAGTGCAAAAGCCCGGTGGTTTTCAGGGGCTTGCCGTTGTAGGAATCGACCCTGAGCAAGAGGCAAAAGTCTCGACCCTCTCGCAATTTATGTCGAAAGAGACTTGGCAAGGCTTGAGCGAGGATGACAATCACATCGTCCTCGGAGAGAGTCTGCTGAAAAAGTTAGGCCTTGAGGTCGGCGATACCCTCGCTTTGTATGTGCAAGATCTTGATCCTGAACATGCTGGCAGTTTACGGGCAGCCAAGAGCCATCGCTTTGTGGTGTCGGGTGTGTACCGTTTAGGCGGCGAGCTTGAGTTAACCACGGCGTATATTCCGATGCGCTATGCGGCGAATATCTTAAATTTACATCAAGGTGTGACCGGTGTTCGCATCAGTGTGGCGCAAGTATTCGATGCGCCAGCGAAAATTCGCGAGCTAGGTTATGCCTTAAACCAGTCTGTCTATATCAGTGATTGGACGCGTACCCAAGGGCATTTATATCAAGATATTCAATTGGTTCGCACCATCATGTATCTCGTGTTGGTATTAGTGATAGGTGTGGCCTGTTTCAATATTGTCTCAACGCTAGTGATGGCGGTGCGGGATAAAGCCAGTGAAATCGCTATTCTGATGACCATGGGCTTAAGCCGTCTTTCAGTGATGGGGATTTTTATGGTGCAAGGCGCGTTAAATGGCCTTGTGGGTTGTGCCCTTGGCGGTGTGATAGGAATTGCGACCGCGATTAATCTCAGTGCTATCGCCCGTGGCATTGAGCAGCTGCTCGGAATTCAACTCCTGTCGGCCGATGTGTATTTTGTGGACTTTCTGCCATCAGAGCTACATATGACGGATGCTGGTTTAGTGATTGCCACGGCGTTTGTGATGAGTCTTATCGCAACCCTGTATCCCGCGTGGAAGGCGAGCCAGATTGGCCCTGCGCAGGCATTGGCGGGTCGATAG
- the lolD gene encoding lipoprotein-releasing ABC transporter ATP-binding protein LolD: MQDVLLQVQAVSKSYHDGDVTTQVLSEVDLQVFKGEQLAIVGTSGSGKSTLLHIMGTLDKPSAGKVLLAGEDLYQVSSARQAQIRNQDLGFIYQFHHLLPEFSALENVAMPAFIQGRDRAQAQADAKMLLERVGLGHRMSHIPAELSGGERQRVAIARALINKPKLVLADEPTGNLDAKSGEAVYELIRELANQLGTAFVVVTHDPKLAARMDRQLTMKNGYLQAVAEHAQ, from the coding sequence ATGCAAGACGTGTTACTGCAAGTGCAGGCGGTGAGTAAGAGTTATCACGATGGCGATGTGACCACTCAGGTGTTGTCTGAGGTGGATTTACAGGTATTTAAGGGCGAGCAACTGGCGATTGTCGGTACCTCTGGCTCAGGCAAGAGTACGCTGCTGCATATTATGGGCACCTTGGATAAACCCTCTGCTGGCAAAGTCTTGTTAGCGGGTGAGGATTTATATCAGGTGAGCAGTGCCCGTCAGGCGCAGATCCGCAACCAAGACTTAGGCTTTATCTATCAGTTCCATCATTTATTGCCCGAATTTAGTGCGCTGGAAAACGTGGCTATGCCAGCGTTTATTCAAGGCAGAGACCGCGCTCAGGCGCAGGCCGATGCCAAAATGTTGCTCGAAAGAGTAGGGCTTGGGCACAGAATGAGCCATATTCCCGCCGAGCTTTCGGGCGGCGAGCGTCAACGGGTGGCAATTGCCCGGGCGCTGATCAACAAACCCAAACTCGTACTGGCCGATGAACCGACGGGAAACCTCGATGCCAAGAGCGGCGAGGCGGTCTATGAGCTGATCCGCGAATTAGCCAATCAACTCGGAACGGCGTTTGTGGTGGTGACTCACGATCCTAAATTAGCGGCGCGGATGGACAGACAACTCACCATGAAGAATGGTTATCTGCAAGCTGTTGCGGAACATGCCCAATGA
- a CDS encoding lipoprotein-releasing ABC transporter permease subunit, with translation MDLRFPLYVGYRYWRARKANAFASFITLFAVSGIFLGVAALIVVSSVMNGLEGQLKQRILGAVPQLTVVTEAPLSDWTIPADKLKALPGVQGVTPSVSTQAMVQSAANIRAVQVFGVFPELAEKLSMVAQHTYSGAFNELTSGQYKVILGSELARQLKVSPGDTVRLLSGDGVVYSPLGPVPSQRKFLVSAVFEMGSQVDAGVAYIHYQDAKRLMRQPSDEINQLRLYLSDPFMAPALAKDVKQVLTEQGIEATTSDWRDTYGHLFSAVKMEKNMMSLMLSLIVAVAAFNIVSALVMMVVDKTTDVAVLKTQGLRTSAVMGIFVVQGLLNAVLGLVLGLVVGILLTLNLNGIMATLGISILGTGQVLPVKLELGQLSMIIVGTLVVTLVATLYPALRAARVQPATALRYE, from the coding sequence ATGGATCTTCGATTTCCTCTCTACGTTGGTTACCGTTATTGGCGGGCCAGAAAAGCAAACGCCTTTGCTTCTTTTATTACCTTATTTGCCGTTTCGGGCATTTTTTTAGGGGTGGCGGCCTTAATCGTGGTCAGCTCGGTGATGAATGGCCTCGAAGGACAATTAAAGCAGCGCATTCTGGGGGCTGTACCGCAATTGACTGTGGTGACTGAGGCGCCCTTAAGTGATTGGACTATACCTGCGGACAAACTCAAAGCCTTGCCGGGCGTGCAGGGCGTGACGCCGAGCGTGTCGACCCAAGCCATGGTGCAATCGGCGGCGAATATCCGCGCCGTGCAAGTGTTTGGGGTGTTTCCTGAGCTTGCCGAAAAACTCTCTATGGTGGCACAGCATACTTATTCGGGCGCATTTAACGAGCTAACTAGTGGCCAATATAAGGTCATTTTAGGCAGCGAGCTTGCGCGCCAATTAAAGGTCAGCCCGGGTGATACTGTGCGCCTATTAAGCGGCGATGGCGTGGTGTATTCGCCCCTCGGCCCAGTCCCTAGCCAACGCAAGTTTTTAGTGTCCGCCGTGTTTGAGATGGGCTCACAGGTGGATGCAGGCGTCGCATACATTCATTACCAAGATGCCAAGCGCTTAATGCGTCAACCCAGTGATGAAATCAATCAGCTTAGGCTGTATTTGAGCGACCCATTTATGGCCCCCGCACTGGCTAAGGACGTAAAGCAAGTTCTTACTGAGCAGGGCATAGAGGCGACGACTAGTGATTGGCGCGACACCTATGGTCATCTGTTTAGTGCCGTGAAGATGGAAAAAAACATGATGTCGCTGATGCTGAGCCTGATTGTGGCCGTGGCGGCGTTTAACATAGTGTCGGCGCTGGTGATGATGGTGGTGGATAAAACCACCGACGTGGCGGTACTCAAAACCCAAGGCTTACGTACCTCGGCGGTGATGGGCATTTTCGTGGTGCAAGGTTTGTTGAATGCGGTCTTAGGTTTAGTACTGGGGCTGGTGGTCGGCATTCTGCTCACCCTTAATTTAAATGGCATTATGGCGACCTTGGGGATTTCTATTTTAGGCACTGGGCAAGTGCTGCCCGTTAAATTAGAACTGGGGCAATTGTCGATGATTATTGTCGGCACCTTAGTCGTCACCTTAGTGGCGACACTTTACCCCGCATTGCGAGCGGCGCGGGTGCAACCCGCCACGGCGCTGCGTTACGAATAG
- the mfd gene encoding transcription-repair coupling factor: MTQISALTPPVVKNGTQMQTLSCLAGVGQAVTLASLVRQHKDTTLIVTSDTPTALSIELELNYLLAKSAIKVRLFPDRETLPYDSFSPHQDLISQRLETLSQITQAEHSVVIVPVTTLMMRLPPKSYLSSNVFVLKKGDKYQLHDVRQQLTDTGYHLVEQVYEHGEFAIRGSILDIFPTGVNMPLRIELFDDEVETIRHFDPETQRSSTPVDAVRLLPAKEFPTDSSAIEGFRQRYRRRFEVIVKESESVYQLVSRNLMPAGIENYLPLFFDEVATLFDYLPKDTQLVTLGDIEKSARAHLQEVETRYEDRRVDPLRPLLAPKELYLLIEELFAAFKPLPRYQFIAPQPDAVAGAVQIDASLLPEVSANHKLKQPLIALQDYAERAPRMLFSAESEGRREALLELLAKIQLKPALFGHFDEFIQSDAKLGLIVSPLSRGCLLGLGKQTAVSIICETELFGHRISQQRRREKQRQISNDTLIKNLAELKVGQPIVHLEHGVALYQGLVTLDTGGLVAEYLQLEYSGGDKLYVPVSNLHMISRYSVGADGEAHLNKLGNDTWAKAKNKAIEKIRDVAAELLDVYARRQARPGESCDINDEEYAQFAQGFPFEETVDQESAIHAVLADMQSPVAMDRLVCGDVGFGKTEVAMRAAFVAVNAGKQVVVLVPTTLLAQQHYENFKDRFADWPIVIEVMSRFRTAKEQTQVLKLLEEGKVDIVIGTHKLLQSEAKFENLGLLIIDEEHRFGVRQKEKIKALRANVDILTLTATPIPRTLNMAMSGMRDLSIIATPPAKRLAVKTFVRESDPATVREAILREILRGGQVYYLHNNVETIEKCAQDISTLLPEARVVVAHGQMRERDLERVMSDFYHQRFNVLVCTTIIETGIDVPSANTIIIERADTFGLAQLHQLRGRVGRSHHQAYAYLMTPHPKRMTSDARKRLEAIDALEDLGAGFMLATQDLEIRGAGELLGDEQSGHISKIGFSLYMEMLESAVKALKQGKEPSLAQMLNQQCEMELRIPALLPEDYVGDVNIRLSLYKRIASCDSEEALDELKVELIDRFGLLPDATKNLMEMTLYKHQATRLGATKIEVHAKGGSIEFSDDHVIDPGFIIGLLQSQPQIYRMDGPNKLKFILNAETAKDRLALVKLLLEQLSQHRLGDK; this comes from the coding sequence ATGACACAAATTTCAGCCCTAACACCGCCCGTTGTCAAAAATGGAACTCAAATGCAAACCCTGTCGTGTCTCGCCGGGGTTGGTCAAGCCGTTACCCTCGCCAGCCTAGTTCGCCAACACAAGGACACAACACTGATTGTGACCAGTGATACGCCGACGGCATTGAGTATCGAGTTAGAGCTCAACTATTTGTTGGCTAAAAGTGCGATTAAGGTGCGACTGTTCCCTGACCGTGAAACCCTGCCCTACGACAGTTTTTCGCCCCATCAGGATTTGATTTCCCAGCGTTTAGAAACCCTGTCGCAAATCACCCAAGCCGAGCACAGCGTAGTGATAGTGCCAGTGACGACGCTGATGATGCGCCTACCGCCGAAATCCTATTTAAGCTCCAATGTGTTTGTGCTTAAAAAAGGCGATAAATATCAGCTCCATGATGTGCGACAACAGTTAACCGACACGGGTTATCATTTGGTCGAACAGGTGTACGAACATGGCGAGTTTGCCATTCGTGGCTCGATTCTCGATATCTTCCCCACCGGCGTGAATATGCCGCTGCGTATCGAATTGTTCGATGATGAAGTCGAGACCATTCGCCATTTCGATCCTGAAACCCAGCGCTCGTCCACTCCAGTGGATGCGGTGCGTCTGTTACCCGCCAAGGAATTCCCCACCGACAGCAGCGCCATTGAAGGTTTTAGGCAACGTTATCGCCGACGCTTTGAGGTCATAGTCAAAGAGTCTGAATCAGTTTATCAACTGGTGAGCCGCAATTTGATGCCCGCGGGCATTGAGAACTATCTGCCACTGTTTTTCGATGAGGTCGCGACGCTGTTCGATTACCTACCGAAGGACACTCAGTTAGTCACCCTAGGCGATATCGAAAAGTCCGCCCGTGCGCATTTGCAGGAGGTGGAAACCCGTTATGAGGACAGACGGGTCGACCCATTGCGGCCGCTGTTGGCACCCAAAGAACTGTATTTACTGATAGAAGAATTATTTGCCGCCTTTAAGCCGCTGCCTCGCTATCAGTTTATTGCGCCGCAACCCGATGCCGTCGCTGGCGCAGTGCAGATTGATGCCAGTCTGTTGCCCGAGGTAAGCGCTAATCACAAGTTAAAGCAGCCACTGATTGCGCTGCAAGATTACGCCGAGCGTGCGCCGCGGATGTTGTTTAGTGCCGAATCGGAAGGCCGCCGCGAAGCCTTGCTCGAACTCTTAGCTAAAATCCAGTTAAAACCGGCATTATTCGGCCATTTTGATGAGTTTATTCAAAGTGATGCCAAATTGGGTTTAATCGTTTCTCCCCTCTCCCGTGGTTGTTTACTCGGGCTAGGAAAGCAAACCGCCGTCAGCATCATCTGCGAAACCGAACTCTTTGGTCATCGCATCTCCCAGCAGCGCCGCCGTGAAAAACAACGCCAGATCAGCAACGATACCCTGATCAAAAACTTAGCCGAGCTCAAAGTCGGCCAGCCAATTGTGCACTTAGAGCACGGTGTGGCGCTGTATCAAGGCTTAGTCACCTTAGATACTGGCGGATTAGTGGCCGAATACCTACAGCTGGAATACTCGGGCGGCGATAAACTCTATGTGCCAGTGTCTAACCTGCACATGATCAGCCGCTACAGTGTCGGTGCCGATGGCGAGGCTCACCTCAATAAACTCGGTAACGACACTTGGGCCAAGGCAAAGAACAAAGCGATCGAGAAAATCCGCGATGTGGCCGCCGAGCTGCTCGATGTCTACGCCCGTCGCCAAGCACGCCCCGGTGAAAGCTGCGACATCAACGATGAAGAGTATGCGCAATTTGCCCAAGGTTTCCCCTTTGAAGAAACCGTTGATCAGGAAAGCGCGATTCATGCCGTGCTTGCCGATATGCAATCCCCCGTCGCCATGGACCGCCTCGTTTGCGGTGACGTGGGCTTTGGTAAGACTGAAGTCGCGATGCGCGCCGCCTTTGTGGCAGTGAATGCGGGTAAACAAGTAGTTGTGCTAGTGCCCACCACGCTACTCGCCCAGCAGCACTACGAAAACTTTAAGGACAGGTTTGCCGACTGGCCGATAGTGATTGAGGTGATGTCACGCTTTAGAACCGCCAAAGAGCAGACCCAAGTGCTGAAGCTGCTCGAAGAAGGCAAAGTCGATATCGTAATCGGCACCCATAAGCTGCTGCAATCCGAGGCAAAGTTTGAAAACTTAGGCCTGCTTATCATCGATGAAGAACACAGATTCGGCGTAAGACAAAAAGAGAAAATCAAGGCGCTACGTGCCAACGTGGATATTTTGACCCTCACCGCCACGCCCATCCCCCGCACCTTAAACATGGCGATGTCGGGGATGCGCGACCTATCAATTATTGCGACTCCTCCCGCTAAGCGCTTGGCGGTGAAGACCTTTGTGCGCGAATCCGATCCCGCCACCGTGCGTGAGGCCATACTGCGTGAAATTCTCCGTGGTGGCCAAGTGTATTATTTGCACAACAATGTCGAAACCATAGAGAAATGTGCCCAAGACATTAGCACCCTGCTCCCCGAAGCGCGGGTTGTTGTAGCCCATGGCCAAATGCGTGAGCGGGATCTTGAGCGGGTGATGTCGGACTTTTATCATCAAAGATTCAACGTGTTAGTCTGTACCACTATTATCGAAACCGGTATCGACGTCCCCAGTGCGAATACCATTATTATCGAACGTGCCGACACCTTCGGTTTAGCCCAGTTACATCAGCTGCGTGGTCGCGTCGGCCGCTCTCACCATCAAGCCTATGCGTATTTGATGACGCCACATCCTAAACGCATGACCAGCGATGCCCGCAAACGTCTCGAAGCCATCGATGCCCTCGAAGATTTAGGCGCAGGCTTTATGCTCGCTACCCAAGACTTAGAGATCCGCGGCGCGGGTGAGCTATTGGGCGATGAGCAGAGCGGCCATATTTCTAAAATCGGCTTTAGCCTCTACATGGAAATGCTGGAGTCGGCGGTCAAGGCGCTCAAACAGGGTAAAGAGCCATCGCTGGCGCAAATGCTCAATCAGCAATGCGAGATGGAGCTGAGGATCCCAGCGCTGTTGCCGGAAGACTATGTCGGTGATGTCAATATTCGTCTGTCACTCTATAAGCGCATCGCCAGTTGTGACAGTGAAGAAGCCTTAGATGAACTCAAAGTTGAGCTTATCGACCGCTTCGGTCTACTGCCCGACGCCACCAAAAACCTGATGGAAATGACCCTGTATAAACATCAGGCAACTCGGCTGGGGGCGACTAAAATTGAGGTACATGCCAAGGGCGGCAGCATCGAATTTAGTGATGATCATGTGATTGATCCCGGCTTTATCATTGGATTACTGCAAAGTCAGCCACAAATCTATCGAATGGATGGGCCGAATAAGTTAAAGTTCATCCTCAATGCCGAAACGGCAAAAGATAGGCTCGCTTTGGTCAAACTCTTGCTCGAACAACTATCGCAACATCGTCTTGGAGATAAATAG
- a CDS encoding peptidoglycan binding protein CsiV, which yields MLRQLAVSIATLIALSHSSLARAEAWFEVEVYIFERQSQSTEQWPMAPIETKTNRAIDLISPVVGQAVVSMSNESAPCTLVYDADANSHCAESTSTDTNTTPEMSNGGALTISGPSTTSSNAVTSYRYPSVIPSEIGSGSQAYASQGSGPVLLASSQGQFASIISSLSRERGNRSLLHMTWQQPMMGKSGSVPIRLFAGKDYSASYHFDGRQIVQQAMASSMQGANGTTGMMTETSAPLLPSPVWQLDGTLNIYLSHYLYIETALNLRKEGRKLMPVAADEASMNATNTAAAPAKVMTPYLMSIPLEQNRRVKSDEIHYLDHPEMGMVIQIRKMAQPNA from the coding sequence GTGTTACGTCAACTCGCGGTCTCTATCGCTACACTTATTGCACTTTCACACAGTTCACTTGCCCGTGCTGAAGCTTGGTTCGAGGTTGAAGTCTATATTTTTGAACGCCAAAGCCAGTCGACTGAACAATGGCCGATGGCGCCAATTGAGACCAAAACCAACCGCGCTATCGATCTAATTTCACCGGTTGTAGGTCAGGCTGTGGTCTCCATGAGCAATGAATCCGCGCCCTGCACCTTAGTGTATGATGCCGATGCCAATAGCCATTGCGCCGAAAGCACGAGCACTGATACGAATACCACTCCCGAGATGAGTAACGGCGGCGCCTTAACCATTTCAGGCCCAAGCACTACAAGCTCAAATGCGGTGACCAGCTATCGCTATCCGAGTGTCATTCCATCGGAAATCGGCAGTGGTAGCCAAGCCTATGCGTCTCAAGGCAGTGGCCCTGTATTACTCGCCAGCAGCCAAGGCCAATTTGCGAGTATCATCAGTAGCCTATCGAGAGAACGTGGTAACCGCAGCTTACTGCATATGACATGGCAACAACCTATGATGGGCAAGAGTGGCTCAGTGCCCATTCGCCTGTTTGCGGGTAAAGATTATTCCGCCAGTTATCACTTCGATGGTCGTCAAATTGTGCAGCAAGCTATGGCCAGCTCAATGCAAGGCGCTAACGGCACAACAGGCATGATGACAGAAACATCTGCGCCATTACTGCCCTCTCCCGTGTGGCAGCTCGATGGCACGCTCAATATTTATCTTAGCCATTATCTGTATATCGAAACCGCGCTCAATTTGCGTAAAGAAGGTCGCAAATTAATGCCTGTGGCAGCCGATGAGGCGAGCATGAACGCAACAAATACTGCTGCGGCCCCAGCAAAAGTGATGACGCCTTATTTAATGTCTATTCCGTTGGAGCAAAATCGCCGAGTGAAAAGTGATGAGATCCACTATCTCGATCATCCCGAAATGGGCATGGTGATCCAAATCCGTAAAATGGCGCAACCTAACGCCTAA